In Pelodiscus sinensis isolate JC-2024 chromosome 2, ASM4963464v1, whole genome shotgun sequence, the following proteins share a genomic window:
- the CRH gene encoding corticoliberin, producing the protein MKLQLLVSTGILLVALLPCHECRAVGKSPAAASSAPLPPAFFQPPPSLPVLLRMGEEYFLRLGNLNKPPAPTFLASSSSSHLPPGASATNFFRAAVQLPERSLESPAEGEAESLSREAMEREKRSEEPPISLDLTFHLLREVLEMARAEQLAQQAHSNRKLMEIIGK; encoded by the coding sequence ATGAAGCTCCAGCTGTTGGTCTCCACAGGGATCCTGCTGGTCGCGCTCCTgccctgccatgaatgcagagcCGTCGGCAAGAGCCCCGCCGCAGCCTCCAGCGCTCCGCTGCCGCCAGCTTTCTTCCAGCCGCCGCCCAGCCTGCCCGTGCTGCTCCGCATGGGGGAAGAGTATTTCTTGCGGCTGGGCAACCTCAacaagccccccgcccccaccttcctcgcctccagcagcagcagccacctaCCGCCGGGCGCCTCCGCCACCAACTTTTTCCGAGCGGCTGTGCAGCTCCCAGAGCGCTCGCTGGAGAGTCCCGCGGAGGGGGAAGCCGAGAGCCTGTCCCGGGAGGCGATGGAGAGGGAGAAGCGATCCGAGGAGCCCCCGATCTCCCTGGATCTGACTTTCCACCTCCTCCGAGAAGTCTTGGAAATGGCCCGCGCCGAACAGTTAGCGCAGCAAGCTCACAGCAACAGGAAACTGATGGAGATAATCGGGAAGTGA